Proteins encoded together in one Triticum dicoccoides isolate Atlit2015 ecotype Zavitan chromosome 7B, WEW_v2.0, whole genome shotgun sequence window:
- the LOC119337499 gene encoding uncharacterized protein LOC119337499 isoform X1 → MVGQAIITQRDLEYMLVDPTLEPTALPLSLLLEITHGFSNDLEIGRGGFATVYKATLENGSVAVKKLLNTHIHEKEFQEEVKCLVKVKHKNIVRFLGYCSDTQGNMANNNGTLVMADVQQRLLVFEYLPKGSLDVYIKNSPRELEWIERYRVIKGICKGLNYLHNQNILHLDLKPGNILLDEHMTPKITDFGQSRCIEENQTRFMTNNVRGTLGYWAPEWHENEGEVLQVTRKFDLYSLGVIIMELLTGMKGSRSIEDVREIWSHKSDISWWGQIQVCAEIGIECTNLIPAKRPESMTHIIDRILSEKSSTHVIPEGGPNNLLILHPPALRFPFEANKVIMCPLQLTNNTDKHITFTLREKSGGPSFLRLPLYGVVPPNTPCTLIVPTQAKEEFPRKWITDLILHSATFTPGDFDSFERYRLGHCFSVKRNAVQTIVEFKALYTLPRHITTLLSMPTTPTIKIICQVRVVLRYSLDTNPDKQWIIVGEDSGHVTIWDYQTQRKVDSFELSSKQDLRSVIFIQRKQWTVTGTGNGHVHVYNYEKMEKITSFRVTRSEGFLTTMAVHPTRPYLLTAGTHMKLWDWDKGWECVQAFNVANFIYGDRVCHVAFNTNHNFATASASSDNTVEMVVKVWSLDCPSSNYALSGHLHKVNCLDFFTCHSNEFLITGSHDHTAKIWYLQKKICAYTLTAFVAPVTAVLYQPSLETLITGTEDGVLYFWSTTNCRIYSCPPTLKIIINIDCFGGVHHLACVMGRVVIGNYNTVAIMEIANKNWQEQSTNYNEKQISANMGQHAGDTKSKQITGSMSKLLDVSPQELCFPYHPNEPYPCLLHLTNNTDEEVAFRLVDRSGKSPWCFTKLPLYGIVPQRSTQTLMVTTKEEMKLERARDFDLAIQSYFLRDNYTVFKDRLESDKFFMEAEQFKNMVHEVTLEAVYPMYEEIRSEHISVKYNPDSICSLDTHPTELWILTGHYSGSAHVWNHEMKHPLNSFKVSDDEVCSMKFIARECIVAVTRDNHLHVYDCACVSKIEKIRSVIPPHYVSSSPILAVHPILPYVLLSQAVVLDWEQGWKPKQRFWAGWSDVPEAAAFNPGDAECFATGCKNGKVQVWLLGSLYPEYSFGGHSGTVNCVDFIPHGGQHYLVSCSEDGTIMIWDLQKREGICTIEVRAPVLSVLAHPNLPLLITGTSHGIIYVWSSTDFRLKRTINLGGGGPIVSLGYLMALRRIVIRQKNTITNMEITDEEALVPESTSTKGAEAERNQDRAEDSKTEELVEMQEQQGAEAERIQDKAEDSETEELDEMEEQQELQPTIVKPRAQRRQEKKQARVLAKRAEVERRKAEAEQRRREKQHARVLAMRAQVVRSQAEAEHSDAEEWAETQEHELLDVGTNESARPSHVVESSQRWWVHFFGSSSTPVERAGGLALVALLLALIFIGAASGGPERTHG, encoded by the exons ATGGTTGGACAAGCTATTATTACACAACGTGACCTGGAGTATATGCTAGTGGATCCGACCCTAGAGCCCACGGCCCTGCCTTTGTCACTTTTGTTAGAAATCACACATGGTTTCTCCAATGACTTGGAAATTGGCAGAGGCGGCTTTGCGACTGTTTATAAG GCAACACTTGAGAATGGATCCGTAGCTGTAAAGAAGTTGCTCAATACGCACATCCACGAGAAAGAATTTCAAGAAGAGGTTAAATGTCTCGTGAAGGTGAAGCACAAGAATATCGTACGATTTCTGGGATATTGTTCCGACACACAAGGAAATATGGCAAATAACAACGGAACATTAGTCATGGCAGATGTGCAACAAAGATTGCTCGTCTTTGAGTATCTACCAAAGGGAAGTCTTGATGTTTATATCAAGA ATTCACCCAGAGAACTTGAATGGATAGAGCGCTACCGAGTAATAAAAGGGATCTGTAAGGGGTTAAATTATCTTCACAATCAAAATATTCTGCACTTGGATTTAAAACCGGGAAATATATTGTTGGATGAACATATGACTCCGAAAATTACCGATTTTGGACAGTCAAGGTGTATTGAGGAAAATCAAACAAGATTCATGACTAATAATGTGCGAGGAACATT GGGATATTGGGCACCGGAATGGCATGAGAATGAAGGAGAGGTATTACAAGTCACACGCAAGTTTGACTTGTACAGTCTTGGTGTTATAATTATGGAGCTTTTGACCGGAATGAAGGGGTCTCGAAGTATTGAAGAT GTACGTGAAATTTGGAGTCATAAGTCAGACATATCATGGTGGGGTCAAATACAAGTATGTGCTGAGATTGGGATTGAGTGCACTAACTTAATACCAGCCAAGAGACCAGAAAGTATGACGCATATAATTGATAGGATTTTATCAGAAAAAAGTAGTACACATGTAATTCCAGAGGGTGGGCCCAACAATCTTCTTATCCTTCACCCGCCAGCACTTCGCTTCCCCTTCGAGGCAAACAAGGTTATCATGTGTCCGCTTCAGCTAACAAATAACACCGACAAACACATCACATTTACGCTTAGGGAGAAAAGTGGGGGGCCCTCCTTCCTAAGGCTGCCATTGTATGGCGTTGTGCCGCCTAACACCCCTTGCACCCTCATCGTACCCACACAAGCAAAAGAAGAGTTTCCACGAAAGTGGATCACAGATCTGATCCTCCATAGTGCTACATTTACACCAGGGGATTTTGATTCTTTCGAAAGATACCGTTTAGGCCATTGTTTTAGTGTGAAGAGGAATGCAGTGCAGACAATTGTGGAGTTCAAAGCACTTTATACTCTGCCTCGACACATCACGACACTGTTGTCTATG CCAACCACACCCACAATAAAG ATTATATGCCAGGTACGGGTTGTCCTCCGGTATTCCTTGGATACAAACCCGGACAAGCAATG GATAATAGTTGGGGAAGATTCAGGACATGTTACTATTTGGGACTACCAGACACAG AGAAAAGTGGATTCATTTGAACTCTCATCGAAACAAG ATCTTAGAAGCGTTATATTTATTCAACGGAAACAATGGACTGTTACGGGCACAGGAAATGGTCACGTCCATGTGTACAACTATGAAAAAATGGAAAAGATCACAAGTTTCAGAGTTACAAGATCTGAAGGGTTTCTCACGACAATGGCTGTTCACCCAACCCGGCCGTATTTGCTGACAGCGGGTACACACATGAAACTTTGGGACTGGGACAAGGGTTGGGAGTGTGTGCAGGCATTTAATGTTGCGaattttatatacggggacagagtGTGTCATGTGGCATTTAACACAAATCACAACTTCGCTACTGCTTCAGCTAGTTCAGACAACACTGTGGAG ATGGTTGTGAAGGTTTGGAGTCTTGATTGTCCAAGCTCTAACTATGCGCTATCTGGGCATTTGCACAAAGTGAACTGCTTGGATTTCTTCACATGCCACAGTAACGAGTTTTTGATTACGGGATCACATGATCATACTGCCAAG ATATGGTATTTGCAGAAGAAGATATGTGCATATACACTTACAGCATTCGTAGCTCCAGTTACAGCTGTCCTGTACCAACCCAGTCTTGAGACTCTAATTACAGGTACAGAAGATGGTGTTCTTTATTTTTGGAGCACGACAAACTGCAG GATATATTCATGCCCCCCCacgctcaaaataattatcaacatTGACTGTTTCGGAGGTGTCCACCATCTCGCATGTGTGATGGGAAG GGTCGTGATTGGAAATTATAACACAGtagcaattatggaaattgctaatAAGAATTGGCAGGAGCAATCAACAAATTACAATGAGAAGCAGATAAGTGCGAATATGGGACAACATGCTGGAGACACAAAGTCTAAG CAGATCACAGGGTCCATGAGCAAGCTACTTGATGTCAGCCCGCAGGAACTCTGCTTCCCCTACCATCCTAATGAGCCCTATCCATGCTTATTGCACCTAACAAACAATACTGATGAAGAAGTGGCATTTAGACTTGTAGACAGGAGCGGCAAGTCCCCGTGGTGCTTTACCAAACTGCCATTGTATGGCATTGTTCCGCAGAGATCCACTCAAACTTTAATGGTGACAACGAAAGAGGAGATGAAGTTAGAGAGAGCAAGAGACTTTGATCTAGCCATCCAGAGTTATTTCTTGCGAGACAATTACACGGTATTCAAAGACAGATTGGAGTCTGATAAATTTTTCATGGAGGCTGAACAATTCAAGAATATGGTGCATGAGGTGACCTTGGAAGCCGTCTATCCGATGTACGAAGAGATCCGATCTGAG CATATATCAGTGAAGTATAATCCTGACAGTATATGTTCCCTGGATACACATCCAACAGAACTATG GATTTTAACTGGCCATTATAGTGGATCTGCTCACGTATGGAACCATGAGATGAAG CACCCACTGAACTCATTTAAAGTCTCAGATGATGAAG TTTGCTCCATGAAATTTATTGCAAGGGAATGCATTGTAGCTGTGACACGTGATAATCACCTCCATGTGTACGATTGTGCATGTGTATCGAAAATCGAAAAGATCAGGAGTGTCATACCTCCGCATTATGTGTCCTCCAGTCCAATACTAGCcgttcatccaatcctaccgtatgtGTTGTTATCACAGGCAGTGGTTTTAGACTGGGAGCAGGGCTGGAAGCCCAAACAAAGATTTTGGGCTGGTTGGTCTGATGTACCAGAGGCGGCCGCATTTAACCCTGGGGATGCCGAATGTTTTGCGACTGGGTGTAAGAATGGCAAAGTACAG GTTTGGCTGCTTGGTTCTCTCTACCCTGAATATTCTTTCGGTGGGCATTCCGGTACTGTGAACTGCGTTGATTTTATCCCACATGGAGGTCAACACTATTTGGTCAGTTGCTCTGAGGATGGCACTATCATG ATCTGGGACTTGCAGAAAAGGGAAGGCATTTGTACAATCGAAGTTAGGGCTCCAGTTCTTTCTGTCCTTGCCCATCCAAACCTCCCGTTATTAATTACAGGGACATCACATGGCATCATTTACGTGTGGAGCTCTACTGATTTCAG GCTAAAGAGAACAATTAACTTAGGTGGTGGTGGACCTATTGTCTCTCTTGGATATTTGATGGCTTTACGAAG GATTGTGATTAGGCAAAAGAACACAATAACTAACATGGAAATCACCGATGAGGAAGCGTTGGTACCTGAAAGTACGTCGACGAAGGGAGCTGAAGCGGAGCGCAATCAAGACAGAGCAGAGGACAGCAAAACAGAGGAACTGGTTGAAATGCAAGAGCAGCAAGGAGCTGAAGCGGAGCGCATTCAAGACAAAGCAGAGGACAGCgaaacagaggaactggatgaaatGGAGGAGCAGCAAGAGTTGCAACCCACGATTGTAAAGCCCCGAGCACAACGCCGCCAGGAGAAGAAACAAGCCCGCGTGCTGGCGAAGCGAGCTGAAGTGGAGCGCAGAAAAGCTGAAGCAGAGCAACGCCGCCGGGAGAAACAACACGCCCGTGTGCTGGCAATGCGGGCTCAAGTGGTGCGAAGTCAAGCCGAAGCAGAGCATTCTGACGCAGAGGAATGGGCTGAAACACAAGAGCATGAATTGCTGGATGTTGGGACCAACGAGTCAGCTCGCCCGTCTCATGTTGTTGAAAGTTCTCAACGCTGGTGGGTGCATTTCTTTGGTTCCTCATCGACTCCCGTTGAAAGAGCAGGTGGACTAGCTTTGGTTGCTCTGTTGTTAGCACTAATCTTCATCGGAGCGGCATCAGGGGGACCGGAACGTACCCATGGCTGA
- the LOC119337499 gene encoding uncharacterized protein LOC119337499 isoform X4: MTNNVRGTLGYWAPEWHENEGEVLQVTRKFDLYSLGVIIMELLTGMKGSRSIEDVREIWSHKSDISWWGQIQVCAEIGIECTNLIPAKRPESMTHIIDRILSEKSSTHVIPEGGPNNLLILHPPALRFPFEANKVIMCPLQLTNNTDKHITFTLREKSGGPSFLRLPLYGVVPPNTPCTLIVPTQAKEEFPRKWITDLILHSATFTPGDFDSFERYRLGHCFSVKRNAVQTIVEFKALYTLPRHITTLLSMPTTPTIKIICQVRVVLRYSLDTNPDKQWIIVGEDSGHVTIWDYQTQRKVDSFELSSKQDLRSVIFIQRKQWTVTGTGNGHVHVYNYEKMEKITSFRVTRSEGFLTTMAVHPTRPYLLTAGTHMKLWDWDKGWECVQAFNVANFIYGDRVCHVAFNTNHNFATASASSDNTVEMVVKVWSLDCPSSNYALSGHLHKVNCLDFFTCHSNEFLITGSHDHTAKIWYLQKKICAYTLTAFVAPVTAVLYQPSLETLITGTEDGVLYFWSTTNCRIYSCPPTLKIIINIDCFGGVHHLACVMGRVVIGNYNTVAIMEIANKNWQEQSTNYNEKQISANMGQHAGDTKSKQITGSMSKLLDVSPQELCFPYHPNEPYPCLLHLTNNTDEEVAFRLVDRSGKSPWCFTKLPLYGIVPQRSTQTLMVTTKEEMKLERARDFDLAIQSYFLRDNYTVFKDRLESDKFFMEAEQFKNMVHEVTLEAVYPMYEEIRSEHISVKYNPDSICSLDTHPTELWILTGHYSGSAHVWNHEMKHPLNSFKVSDDEVCSMKFIARECIVAVTRDNHLHVYDCACVSKIEKIRSVIPPHYVSSSPILAVHPILPYVLLSQAVVLDWEQGWKPKQRFWAGWSDVPEAAAFNPGDAECFATGCKNGKVQVWLLGSLYPEYSFGGHSGTVNCVDFIPHGGQHYLVSCSEDGTIMIWDLQKREGICTIEVRAPVLSVLAHPNLPLLITGTSHGIIYVWSSTDFRLKRTINLGGGGPIVSLGYLMALRRIVIRQKNTITNMEITDEEALVPESTSTKGAEAERNQDRAEDSKTEELVEMQEQQGAEAERIQDKAEDSETEELDEMEEQQELQPTIVKPRAQRRQEKKQARVLAKRAEVERRKAEAEQRRREKQHARVLAMRAQVVRSQAEAEHSDAEEWAETQEHELLDVGTNESARPSHVVESSQRWWVHFFGSSSTPVERAGGLALVALLLALIFIGAASGGPERTHG, translated from the exons ATGACTAATAATGTGCGAGGAACATT GGGATATTGGGCACCGGAATGGCATGAGAATGAAGGAGAGGTATTACAAGTCACACGCAAGTTTGACTTGTACAGTCTTGGTGTTATAATTATGGAGCTTTTGACCGGAATGAAGGGGTCTCGAAGTATTGAAGAT GTACGTGAAATTTGGAGTCATAAGTCAGACATATCATGGTGGGGTCAAATACAAGTATGTGCTGAGATTGGGATTGAGTGCACTAACTTAATACCAGCCAAGAGACCAGAAAGTATGACGCATATAATTGATAGGATTTTATCAGAAAAAAGTAGTACACATGTAATTCCAGAGGGTGGGCCCAACAATCTTCTTATCCTTCACCCGCCAGCACTTCGCTTCCCCTTCGAGGCAAACAAGGTTATCATGTGTCCGCTTCAGCTAACAAATAACACCGACAAACACATCACATTTACGCTTAGGGAGAAAAGTGGGGGGCCCTCCTTCCTAAGGCTGCCATTGTATGGCGTTGTGCCGCCTAACACCCCTTGCACCCTCATCGTACCCACACAAGCAAAAGAAGAGTTTCCACGAAAGTGGATCACAGATCTGATCCTCCATAGTGCTACATTTACACCAGGGGATTTTGATTCTTTCGAAAGATACCGTTTAGGCCATTGTTTTAGTGTGAAGAGGAATGCAGTGCAGACAATTGTGGAGTTCAAAGCACTTTATACTCTGCCTCGACACATCACGACACTGTTGTCTATG CCAACCACACCCACAATAAAG ATTATATGCCAGGTACGGGTTGTCCTCCGGTATTCCTTGGATACAAACCCGGACAAGCAATG GATAATAGTTGGGGAAGATTCAGGACATGTTACTATTTGGGACTACCAGACACAG AGAAAAGTGGATTCATTTGAACTCTCATCGAAACAAG ATCTTAGAAGCGTTATATTTATTCAACGGAAACAATGGACTGTTACGGGCACAGGAAATGGTCACGTCCATGTGTACAACTATGAAAAAATGGAAAAGATCACAAGTTTCAGAGTTACAAGATCTGAAGGGTTTCTCACGACAATGGCTGTTCACCCAACCCGGCCGTATTTGCTGACAGCGGGTACACACATGAAACTTTGGGACTGGGACAAGGGTTGGGAGTGTGTGCAGGCATTTAATGTTGCGaattttatatacggggacagagtGTGTCATGTGGCATTTAACACAAATCACAACTTCGCTACTGCTTCAGCTAGTTCAGACAACACTGTGGAG ATGGTTGTGAAGGTTTGGAGTCTTGATTGTCCAAGCTCTAACTATGCGCTATCTGGGCATTTGCACAAAGTGAACTGCTTGGATTTCTTCACATGCCACAGTAACGAGTTTTTGATTACGGGATCACATGATCATACTGCCAAG ATATGGTATTTGCAGAAGAAGATATGTGCATATACACTTACAGCATTCGTAGCTCCAGTTACAGCTGTCCTGTACCAACCCAGTCTTGAGACTCTAATTACAGGTACAGAAGATGGTGTTCTTTATTTTTGGAGCACGACAAACTGCAG GATATATTCATGCCCCCCCacgctcaaaataattatcaacatTGACTGTTTCGGAGGTGTCCACCATCTCGCATGTGTGATGGGAAG GGTCGTGATTGGAAATTATAACACAGtagcaattatggaaattgctaatAAGAATTGGCAGGAGCAATCAACAAATTACAATGAGAAGCAGATAAGTGCGAATATGGGACAACATGCTGGAGACACAAAGTCTAAG CAGATCACAGGGTCCATGAGCAAGCTACTTGATGTCAGCCCGCAGGAACTCTGCTTCCCCTACCATCCTAATGAGCCCTATCCATGCTTATTGCACCTAACAAACAATACTGATGAAGAAGTGGCATTTAGACTTGTAGACAGGAGCGGCAAGTCCCCGTGGTGCTTTACCAAACTGCCATTGTATGGCATTGTTCCGCAGAGATCCACTCAAACTTTAATGGTGACAACGAAAGAGGAGATGAAGTTAGAGAGAGCAAGAGACTTTGATCTAGCCATCCAGAGTTATTTCTTGCGAGACAATTACACGGTATTCAAAGACAGATTGGAGTCTGATAAATTTTTCATGGAGGCTGAACAATTCAAGAATATGGTGCATGAGGTGACCTTGGAAGCCGTCTATCCGATGTACGAAGAGATCCGATCTGAG CATATATCAGTGAAGTATAATCCTGACAGTATATGTTCCCTGGATACACATCCAACAGAACTATG GATTTTAACTGGCCATTATAGTGGATCTGCTCACGTATGGAACCATGAGATGAAG CACCCACTGAACTCATTTAAAGTCTCAGATGATGAAG TTTGCTCCATGAAATTTATTGCAAGGGAATGCATTGTAGCTGTGACACGTGATAATCACCTCCATGTGTACGATTGTGCATGTGTATCGAAAATCGAAAAGATCAGGAGTGTCATACCTCCGCATTATGTGTCCTCCAGTCCAATACTAGCcgttcatccaatcctaccgtatgtGTTGTTATCACAGGCAGTGGTTTTAGACTGGGAGCAGGGCTGGAAGCCCAAACAAAGATTTTGGGCTGGTTGGTCTGATGTACCAGAGGCGGCCGCATTTAACCCTGGGGATGCCGAATGTTTTGCGACTGGGTGTAAGAATGGCAAAGTACAG GTTTGGCTGCTTGGTTCTCTCTACCCTGAATATTCTTTCGGTGGGCATTCCGGTACTGTGAACTGCGTTGATTTTATCCCACATGGAGGTCAACACTATTTGGTCAGTTGCTCTGAGGATGGCACTATCATG ATCTGGGACTTGCAGAAAAGGGAAGGCATTTGTACAATCGAAGTTAGGGCTCCAGTTCTTTCTGTCCTTGCCCATCCAAACCTCCCGTTATTAATTACAGGGACATCACATGGCATCATTTACGTGTGGAGCTCTACTGATTTCAG GCTAAAGAGAACAATTAACTTAGGTGGTGGTGGACCTATTGTCTCTCTTGGATATTTGATGGCTTTACGAAG GATTGTGATTAGGCAAAAGAACACAATAACTAACATGGAAATCACCGATGAGGAAGCGTTGGTACCTGAAAGTACGTCGACGAAGGGAGCTGAAGCGGAGCGCAATCAAGACAGAGCAGAGGACAGCAAAACAGAGGAACTGGTTGAAATGCAAGAGCAGCAAGGAGCTGAAGCGGAGCGCATTCAAGACAAAGCAGAGGACAGCgaaacagaggaactggatgaaatGGAGGAGCAGCAAGAGTTGCAACCCACGATTGTAAAGCCCCGAGCACAACGCCGCCAGGAGAAGAAACAAGCCCGCGTGCTGGCGAAGCGAGCTGAAGTGGAGCGCAGAAAAGCTGAAGCAGAGCAACGCCGCCGGGAGAAACAACACGCCCGTGTGCTGGCAATGCGGGCTCAAGTGGTGCGAAGTCAAGCCGAAGCAGAGCATTCTGACGCAGAGGAATGGGCTGAAACACAAGAGCATGAATTGCTGGATGTTGGGACCAACGAGTCAGCTCGCCCGTCTCATGTTGTTGAAAGTTCTCAACGCTGGTGGGTGCATTTCTTTGGTTCCTCATCGACTCCCGTTGAAAGAGCAGGTGGACTAGCTTTGGTTGCTCTGTTGTTAGCACTAATCTTCATCGGAGCGGCATCAGGGGGACCGGAACGTACCCATGGCTGA